In Planococcus sp. MB-3u-03, the DNA window TGATGATAATGGATTTTACGCTTTTGAACATCCCGATAAACTCTCTTTTTCCAATCGCAATCATGATTAATTCCCTCCAAAGTTCATTTCGTTGCCTATCTGTGAGGCATGCTTTTAGTATAGAATCCATTCTTTAAGAAGGATGAAAGCTTAGCTTAATTCTTCCTTAATTCTCCTTTTTTTTCTTAAGGGAATGCTATCATAGTTTACAGGAAACCATTTGGAAGGTCGGGTTACGATGAAAGAACCTAATTTATTGATTGTTGAGGACGAGCAAGCGATTTTACATATGTTGATGACAATTTTAACTAGAGAGAACTTCCGCTCTATTGATACGGCAGGCTCAGCAGAAGAAGCTTTGGTTTTGTGTAATGAAAAGTCGTATGATTTAATTTTGCTCGATATTACGCTCCCTGGCCGTAGCGGCCTTGAAATCTGCCCGCTGATTCGGGAAATCTCCGATGCGTCCATTTTCTTTTTGACAGCACGCTCCACGGATCTGGATAAGCTTTCGGGATTTGCGGTAGGGGCGGATGATTACATCACCAAGCCGTTCAACCCTTTGGAAGTTGCGGCGCGTATAAAAGCCCATCTGCGAAGACGCCTCGGAAGCACGCCGCGAACCGCAGCCAGTTTATTTGAATATGGCCCACTCACAGTCAATACGAGTGCTGGAGAAGTAAAGCTCCAAGGACAGCCTGTGGAACTCCCGGCGCAAGTGTATCAGCTGCTGCTTTTTTTCTGCAGGCACCCCAATCAATTATTCAGCAAAAGCCAGCTTTATGAAAAGGTATGGAACGAAGAGTTTCTTGGCGAAGACAATACCGTGATGGTCCACATCCGGAAATTACGTGAGAAAATCGAAATCAATCCGAGCAGCCCGAAGTTTATCGTCACAGTCAGAGGGCTGGGCTATAAATTCATTCCTGAGGGAGGCAACTATGAATCTACATAAGCGCTTTATGGTTCAGTTCTTCATGCAGCTATTCTTGCTGTCCCTCATTTTCCTCATCGGGATGCTGACCGTTTGGGCGGTGATTGGCTTCAATATTTCAGCAGATGAAATCCAAACCGATCTGGCTCAAGCCGATTCCAGCTATTTCACCAATCGAATTGAAATAGAAAACGATAAGCATGTCCTTAAAGAAAATTTGGAGGAGCTGGCTGAAAGTCAAAATGGCTGGTTGATTTTATTGGATGCGAAAGGCAGTGTACTGGATTCTTTTAATGAACCTGAAGCGCTGCCGGTTCAGTTCGATGTGAGTGATTTCGCCGATAGCTTGTGGGGAAGTTCTGAAGAACAGCGGGAATTTACTTATTGGGAAATTGAATTTCTGGACGAGGATCCGCTGTTATTATTGTACGGCAAGAATAATATAGCTCAAGAGGTATTGGATGCTGCCGTGCCGGCTATCGATTGGCAACAAGAAAACTTGAATTTATCCTCTGAAACAACGGATAAGTTAGAGGCAGAAAATGCCTGGATGCAGCTTCTTAGTCCTGAAGGCAAGGTGCTCGATAGTTATGGGAAAACGGATGGGGACGCCACTTATACCATGCAGCAATTAGGCGAGCTACATGCGGAGAATCAATCGATTGCCTCTTCAACGAACGAGGAAAGCGGATTGACTGCAGTTTCGGGTGTTGAAAACTTGCCATCGACGGCTTGGGAAACGACATTCTCCAATCAAAACCTTTTCATATTTGCTTTAATATCGCTCATTTTGCTGGCGGGTGGAACCTTTTGGTATGCGCGGAAATTTGGCGCACCGCTCTTGGTGATGATGCAATGGATTGAAAACCTCGGGAACGGCCAATATAAACAGCCGACCAATAATAAAAACACCTCTTTAATCACCAATAACAAAGGAAAGATCAAAAGGAAGTACCGGCTTTATAAAGACCTAGTGCACACACTTGAACAATTGACAGCAACATTGCAGCTTCATCAGAATCAGCAAAACACGCTGGAACGCACGCGCGAAGACTGGATTAGCGGACTGTCGCATGATTTGAAGACCCCGTTATCCTCGATTTCGGGATATGCCCAGATGCTCGAGTCGCCTGATTACGAATGGTCAGCACAAGAAACTCGGGAGTTTGCATTCATCATGAATGAGAAATCCGCCTACATGATGGAATTGCTTGAAGAACTGACGTTGACTTTCCGTTTGAAGAATCAGGCATTGCCGCTGGCTAAAGAACCACTGGACATCAATGAATTCATCCGGCGCATCGTCATTCAATTTATCAATGAGCCTTCAAATCGCAAGCAGCACTTTACTTTCACAGCGGCTCCGCAAAGCATTCGAGCGAATATTGACCCGAAATGGTTTCAGCGCATCATCGATAACTTAATCGCCAATGCCGTGAAATACAACCCGTCAGGAACGGAAATCAAAATCTCCGTCTCAGCCATAGAACAGCATTTATTTGTCGTGTTAATTGAAGATGATGGCAAAGGAATGGAAACAGAAATTCTCGACAAGCTTTTCGACCGTTACTACCGCGGTACGAACACGCACGAAACGAGCACAGGTACAGGGCTCGGCCTGGCAATTACAAAGCAGCTGGTCCAGTTGCACAACGGGTCGATTCATATAGACAGCGTTCCCGGAAAAGGCACCGCAGTACGGGTTATCGTTCCGGTTTAGAATAAAACAGGCCAACTCTAGGAATTCTTTCATTCCTGTTGCTGGCCTGTTTCTTTTTTATTTTCCTTTTCACTTTGTTGAACCGCATAGCGATTGCCGGTATTCATATGGATTACCCCGCCCATTGCGATGGCGATTATTAGGATAATACCTACGATTAACAACCAATCTTGCTGAAAAAATTCCCCAACAAAGATTAAAGCCATTGAAAACGTAATGCCTAACAGCAGTTTTCCAGTTGCTTTACATAAAGCCGCTTCGTCGTATTTTGCCTTTTCTTCGGCTGATAGTGTGTTGTAACCTGCAATTAAAATCGCGCCTTTTCCTTGTAAGAGGACCAGGCTCATAGTCAAAAATAATAGCATTCCACCAAGCGGAACAATCATTTCCATCGTCATTATAACGAGCACCTCACAAGAAAAGAATATCTATATTAACTATACCGTTCAATTTCTTGGGAGGTTTCAGATTCTTAATAAACAGTCGTTCAAAAAGGTGTTAACTAGTATGTTACTCTAGCATTATGTTATAGCTTAGTAGATATTATTTAAATCGTTAGAATTTCGCCATGATGGAAAAGCTATAGTGAGTTGTTAGTGATCCAGTTCTAATCGCATTCATTCTTTTAGCTGGGAATGAAATCTGAGTGGAATGATGGCCTGGTGTAATACTTAATGGAAGGGCTTTAATTAACATTAAAATTTATATAGTTTTCCTGAAAGGAGAAGGTGCATGTCTTCAAAGAGTCCGCGGAAGAAGCGTGATAAAATTGAGATTCTGGCTATAATCACTGTAAGCTTCTTGATAGTTGTGACAACTTCACTGTTTATAGCGACTCCTATTTTTGGTATATACGGTCTTTATAATGTGGTTCAAGAACTTAATTTGGCGAGTGTTGATTTTTTCGATGAAACCTTTTCGAATATAACTTACTTCGGCGCTTTCTTTGTTTTGATCTATTTAATTTCTTCTTTACTAGACATTACGTCAAAAATCCTAGCACGTTTAAATCAATTTCAGTTTAGTAAAAAGACGATGGTTTTGAATTACATAATCCAAGTACTGATTTGCTCTATACTTTTTACAGTAATCACAGATTATTATTTCTCAAGAATTGACATAGCTTTTTTAGGCTTAGTCATTTTGTTTACTTTAATATACGCTGTCAATTATTTAATGCTTGATGTTAATGAAACTACAGATTAGTGATATTTAAAAGCTTGCCAGTAACTGGCAGGCCTTTTTCATGTTTTTACTTTTAAATGGTACTTAGTCGCTTATCTTCATTTGAAATTTATTTAATGAGAAGTGATATAGAAATACTTACTTCCATAAAGCGAAATACATAGCAATAGAGGGACTAATAAATATCAACAATTTCTAAACACTAAAAGAATTCTTTTATATTTATTGAAAATGAGTTTCCAAATATTGTGTATATCCCTACAATAGGAATATAGACAGTAGAAAGACGATTGCAAATAATTATTGAAGACTCTAAATGCCTTCAGACAGTGGAAGAAAAAATTCCTTAGAAGAGGTGGACTTATTGAAGAAAAGTCTAGGTGCTATATTGTTCTGTTCAGCGTTTTTTTCCTCAGCGTGTTCAATGGAGCTCGTGGAAACCGATGATTTGACTGATATGGAAGCAAAAGTAGAGTCAGCACAAGAAGAACAGAGCGAACAAGTACAAACGATTGAACCAGCTACTGTTGAGGTTGGAAACCAAAAATTCGACTTATTTTCGTACTATCCATCATTTGACCAATACATAAAATTAGCTAAGAAAAATCCGGATACACTTGAGGAGTCTTATGCTCAAGCCGTTACAGAGCCGTTCCAAGAGAATGCTTTTGGGGAAGTGAAGGGCACAATGTATGCAGATTACTGGTTTTTTACGCCACCTAAAGACATCATTCCGTTGCAGAGTGAACTCCAGGCCTTATCGGATCGGGAAGAGTCTCTATATACAGCAATCGAAGAGGCTTTAAAGAAATCAGCAGAAATGCTGCCCGGCAGTGACAAGACCGTACATATCTTTCCAGCAAATCCAGCATATACACATGGGAAGACGCAAGAACTAAATCCTCTAGGAGTCGCACTTGCGCAGGATGTCATTGTTCTATTTGTTACTTCCATTCTTAACGAAGAAGACTTGCAACACACCATTGCCCATGAATACTTTCACATGATCGATATGGAAAGAGGAACAGCGGAGAATTCAATGTCTTCCACATTGTTAGAAGTTGCAGTAATGGAAGGGAAAGCTGAGGCTTTTGCGAGAATGAATTATCCAGAAACGAAACAAGACTGGATATTGAACGCAGATGAAAAGATTACAGAAGAAACCAAAGCACTGTTCTTGGAAGAAAAAGATTCTCCCGAGATCGAAATTTGGAATGATTTTTATTACGGAAATGCTGTTACCGAAGTGCCGCCTTTTTCTACTCATTTAATTGGGTATGACATTATGCAGAAATTTATAATGCAGCACCCGGATATGCCGGTTGAGGAATGGCTTGAATTGACTGCAGAAGAAATTCTGGCAGGGAGTGAGTATGCGGCATCAGGCTCGAATTAATCTAATTCCAAAAAGAAATAGATATGAAAATATGATTAACATAAGAAACGAGAGATATGACTTGAAATCATACACTTACCAAGCCCAGTTGTAAAATCTAGTACGGCTCAAATTCCTATTGTTGATTCAGAAAACTTCAAAATAGGTTATGTAGAAAGATATTATAAAACTGTATTTCATAGAATTTTTGATATGTGGGTGGGCGAAAATAAATTCTTTACCAACTTCAGAGCGTTTAACTCGGCTGAGAGAAGGTAGTGGAAGCTGTCAAAAGAATTACACAACGAAACGTTCGGAATATCAATTTTCAGTTCTTCACAGTCCCAATAAATACTTAACTTTGATTGCAATCCAAGTTGGAATTGATATTATTAATCCTGTTTATAAAGTGTCTGGAAGCAATATAACTTTAGCTTTTAAGAAAGAAAACTAGAGTGGGTAAAATTTTATGAAAATAATCAAGAAGTAGGACGCTGGAAGATTTCTCTTAAAGAGAAGTTTAGAGCTCACCTTGTAATAGAGGAAGCGGTTACCATACAGGATCCGCTTTTTTATGCGATAGCTGGTCAGATGTTGTATTTTGTTGGGGATTAAGCTTACAAAATTTTTATCATTTCTTTATGAGGAAAGAAGTAATTCAAAAAAGGAGGATGCGCGTAATGCCAAAAGTTGTTTGTAAAGACAATCAAGAAAACGTCCATCTATTCATATTGCTTTTTGTTCTTTCAGTTATTACGTTTCGCAAAATAGAAAAAATTGAGCGCGCAAGAAATGAAATCACAGCAAATTTGATGGAGCCTTATGATTCCAACATTTTGTAATAGTTTAAGGTATAGGAGAGTTAAGCTGTCTTTATGGTTTATCCCTTCAGAACAGTTTGGGTCCAAGTAACTTTGATTTTGTGGAGGCTTCTTGCATGCGCCATTCTTTAAGCAGTTAATGAAAGCTTATAAAGGGGGGGTACCAATGGAAAAAACGAGTAGTTATACGTATTTTGCCATTCAAAGTAAAGGGGAAATTGCCAAAGGTTTTGTTGCTTATGAAAAAGGGATTTTTAATCCTGAAGAAATTACCCGCATTCTGGACATTCAGGCTTTTAGCAGTTGGGCTTATGGTGATAAAAGAGTAGATGGATCAGAGTATCTTTTCTCCACATGGAGTGCCGAAAAATCTGAGATTGGGAGACTAGATGTAGAAGCTCAGTGCAGAGACACTATTAAAAATCTCAAAAATAAAGTCTCGCAACTAAATAGAATTAAACAACAATACGATGTGAAGTTTGTGCTAGTGATTGTTCCTAGTATTTACCACGAAGAACAACCTTGGATTTCATTTAACGAAGAGGTTATTGAATTTTGCTATTTGACAGGAACTACTATTGAAGTAGACATGTATATTCATCAGCTAGAGGACGAAGAATCCCTGTGATAGAAAGAGCTGGAAAGTAAGAACTGGCATCAAAATTTTCTATCTCGAACAGACAAATCGGATTAAATTTCACCTGAACAAGTAGTTGATTTTTATATCGAAGATGAAGATATAATGTATAGACGAAAAACAGAAGAGATTATTTTCGGTACTATGATGCGTGGGCTGATTCTTTAGTAAAGAACGGGCCTATCATCCAAGTTGATTAGCTTGGAGTCATTTAGCCAACTTAATTATAAGTTGGTTTTTATTTTTGAATGTAATTCATTCAGTAAGCTAGCAGGCTCTGCGATGATTGTGTTAACAACGCAATCGCTGCAGAGCTTTTAGTTTTATTAATTTTACGTAATTTTACTAAATAACATTGACGCTATAAAGGCGTTCTGTAAGCTTGGATAAGCGAGAAGAAAAACTGTAAATTAGAATAATTAAATCTCAATAATTTACAGAAGGAAACCCAGCAAATCAGCACTCCCTAGCTAAACGCTTTTACAAAAGGAGGACGACAATAAGATGGAAAACAGCTTATGGAACAAATCAGCAAAGGCTTTACTATCGGTAGGGTTGGTCGCGAGTCTTTGGGTGCCGGCTTCGCAAACGGCGGTGCAGGCAGCTGCCCCGGCAAGTGATCTTATCATTTCTGAATACATTGAAGGCAGCAGCTTCAATAAAGCGATCGAAATTTATAACGGGACCGGTGCTTCCGTTGAATTGAACCCTTATTCGGTCTCGCTGTATACAAATGGCAGCACGTACGCCCAGAGCGAAATGGCGCTTTCCGGTACTGTCGCAAACGGTGATACAGTAGTTATTTACCATAGCGGTGCGGATTCAGCGATTCAAGGCAAGGGAGATCTGCAAAATAATAGCGTGGTTAATTTTAACGGCGATGACGCGTTGGTACTTGAAAAATCCGGATCTCCTATCGATTCGATTGGCCAAGTAGGTTCGCGCATTGAAAACATGAAAGATGTGACACTGGTCCGCAATCCGGATATCCTGTCCGGCGACAGCGCAGTGAATGATGCCTTTGATCCTTCGGCTGAATGGACAGCGTATCCTGCAGATACATTTACATACTTGGGAAGCCATGCGGTAGAAGAGACGGAAGAAACGCCAACCCCAGATCCAGATCCAACTCCTGTGCCATCTGGTTATTATGAAACAGCGGATGGCTTGCAAGGATCTGCTTTGAAAGCGGAACTTCATGAAATCATTGACGGCCATACGCAACTCAGCTATTCACAAGTATGGGATGCATTGAAAATAACGGACGAAGACCCGAATAATCCGAATAACGTGCTGTTATTGTATACGGGCGAGTCGCGTTCGAAATCTTTGAACGGCGGCAATGTCGGCGATTGGAACCGCGAGCACACATGGGCGAAGTCTCACGGCGATTTTGGAACGGCAAGAGGTGCGGGAACGGATATCCACCATTTGCGCCCGACCGATGTACAAGTGAACGGGCTGCGCGGCAATTTGGACTTTGACTACGGCGGCAGTGCCGTAAGCGGCTGCGATGGCTGCTTGCGTACAGCGTCTTCCTGGGAGCCACCGGATGAAGTAAAAGGCGATGTTGCCCGCATGCTGTTTTACATGGCAGTCCGCTATGAAACAGGCGACGCCGTGGATCTGGAATTGAACGACCGCGTGAATAACGGGTCGACGCCTTACCATGGCAAGATTTCCGTATTGCTCGAATGGCATGAGCAAGACCCTGTCAGCGCTTGGGAACAGCAGCGCAACGAGAAAATCGAAGACATCCAAGGCAACCGCAACCCGTTCGTCGATTATCCAGAATGGGCGGAATCGATCTGGTAGGCAGTTGCTGATGATTTATTAATGCTAAATAAAAACACCTTCATCCTCGCAGCCTTAATAAAGGGACTGCGGGGATTTTTGATATTTGCAGAAACGCAATCATTCTTTCGAGCTTTTGAATTCTAAAAGCATGGGGCTAATATTCAACACAATCGAGATGATTGTCAACACCCATAGCGCTGATGACATAATCGGCACGACGTCCAATAGTGCAGACCAATCCTCTGCCCGGACCCAATCAGCTACCATGCTGTAATCAGCCGCAAGGGTCAGAGCGGTAAACGACAGTCCCATGGCCATCGCTAATTTATAATCCTTGCCTATTGCATACAGATAAAGATTTACGCTGGTGGCTGCGATTGCAATCAGCCCGAATAGGAACCACATAGTTTGGCCTCCAATTTTATAGGGAATTAATATGAATAAAGACAGTATAAGATAATCATTAGTTTCCTAAAGACACTTGGATATTTACGGCAACCGTTGAAAGATTAGCTTAGCAGGTTATAAATTTACTGAAAATACCGATTTTGAAACTTTATGCAACTGTAAACGTATTATAAAGCAAAAGGAAAATGAGTAATAGCTGAAATGAAAGGGGAGGATTTTATGCATTGGATGATGTGGATCTTCTGGGGATTCTTTGGGGCTTTATTTATCGGGAGTTATGTAGTGGACAAATTGACCAAAAAGAAATACAGCTTGGATAAAAAAGCGAATACTGCAAACCA includes these proteins:
- a CDS encoding response regulator transcription factor, giving the protein MKEPNLLIVEDEQAILHMLMTILTRENFRSIDTAGSAEEALVLCNEKSYDLILLDITLPGRSGLEICPLIREISDASIFFLTARSTDLDKLSGFAVGADDYITKPFNPLEVAARIKAHLRRRLGSTPRTAASLFEYGPLTVNTSAGEVKLQGQPVELPAQVYQLLLFFCRHPNQLFSKSQLYEKVWNEEFLGEDNTVMVHIRKLREKIEINPSSPKFIVTVRGLGYKFIPEGGNYEST
- a CDS encoding ATP-binding protein, translated to MNLHKRFMVQFFMQLFLLSLIFLIGMLTVWAVIGFNISADEIQTDLAQADSSYFTNRIEIENDKHVLKENLEELAESQNGWLILLDAKGSVLDSFNEPEALPVQFDVSDFADSLWGSSEEQREFTYWEIEFLDEDPLLLLYGKNNIAQEVLDAAVPAIDWQQENLNLSSETTDKLEAENAWMQLLSPEGKVLDSYGKTDGDATYTMQQLGELHAENQSIASSTNEESGLTAVSGVENLPSTAWETTFSNQNLFIFALISLILLAGGTFWYARKFGAPLLVMMQWIENLGNGQYKQPTNNKNTSLITNNKGKIKRKYRLYKDLVHTLEQLTATLQLHQNQQNTLERTREDWISGLSHDLKTPLSSISGYAQMLESPDYEWSAQETREFAFIMNEKSAYMMELLEELTLTFRLKNQALPLAKEPLDINEFIRRIVIQFINEPSNRKQHFTFTAAPQSIRANIDPKWFQRIIDNLIANAVKYNPSGTEIKISVSAIEQHLFVVLIEDDGKGMETEILDKLFDRYYRGTNTHETSTGTGLGLAITKQLVQLHNGSIHIDSVPGKGTAVRVIVPV
- a CDS encoding DUF3784 domain-containing protein; this encodes MTMEMIVPLGGMLLFLTMSLVLLQGKGAILIAGYNTLSAEEKAKYDEAALCKATGKLLLGITFSMALIFVGEFFQQDWLLIVGIILIIAIAMGGVIHMNTGNRYAVQQSEKENKKETGQQQE
- a CDS encoding DUF2268 domain-containing protein; the protein is MKKSLGAILFCSAFFSSACSMELVETDDLTDMEAKVESAQEEQSEQVQTIEPATVEVGNQKFDLFSYYPSFDQYIKLAKKNPDTLEESYAQAVTEPFQENAFGEVKGTMYADYWFFTPPKDIIPLQSELQALSDREESLYTAIEEALKKSAEMLPGSDKTVHIFPANPAYTHGKTQELNPLGVALAQDVIVLFVTSILNEEDLQHTIAHEYFHMIDMERGTAENSMSSTLLEVAVMEGKAEAFARMNYPETKQDWILNADEKITEETKALFLEEKDSPEIEIWNDFYYGNAVTEVPPFSTHLIGYDIMQKFIMQHPDMPVEEWLELTAEEILAGSEYAASGSN
- a CDS encoding tubby C-terminal domain-like protein encodes the protein MHLPSPVVKSSTAQIPIVDSENFKIGYVERYYKTVFHRIFDMWVGENKFFTNFRAFNSAERR
- a CDS encoding DUF4279 domain-containing protein gives rise to the protein MEKTSSYTYFAIQSKGEIAKGFVAYEKGIFNPEEITRILDIQAFSSWAYGDKRVDGSEYLFSTWSAEKSEIGRLDVEAQCRDTIKNLKNKVSQLNRIKQQYDVKFVLVIVPSIYHEEQPWISFNEEVIEFCYLTGTTIEVDMYIHQLEDEESL
- a CDS encoding endonuclease, which encodes MENSLWNKSAKALLSVGLVASLWVPASQTAVQAAAPASDLIISEYIEGSSFNKAIEIYNGTGASVELNPYSVSLYTNGSTYAQSEMALSGTVANGDTVVIYHSGADSAIQGKGDLQNNSVVNFNGDDALVLEKSGSPIDSIGQVGSRIENMKDVTLVRNPDILSGDSAVNDAFDPSAEWTAYPADTFTYLGSHAVEETEETPTPDPDPTPVPSGYYETADGLQGSALKAELHEIIDGHTQLSYSQVWDALKITDEDPNNPNNVLLLYTGESRSKSLNGGNVGDWNREHTWAKSHGDFGTARGAGTDIHHLRPTDVQVNGLRGNLDFDYGGSAVSGCDGCLRTASSWEPPDEVKGDVARMLFYMAVRYETGDAVDLELNDRVNNGSTPYHGKISVLLEWHEQDPVSAWEQQRNEKIEDIQGNRNPFVDYPEWAESIW